From the Gemmatimonadaceae bacterium genome, one window contains:
- a CDS encoding tryptophanase, giving the protein MKYKTIIEPFRIKTVEPIRQTTEAERAAAIGAAHYNVFLLHGEDVLIDLLTDSGTGAMSVYQWAGMMRGDETYAGARSFYAFERAVHDITGFRHVIPTHQGRAAEHILTGAMLKPGDIVPNNRHFDTTRANVEHRGATALDLPIAEGHDPQTLHPFKGNMDLAALERVLREHPGRVPLVMITVTNNSGGGQPVSLENIRGASALAHQHGVPFFIDACRFAENAWFIHTRESGYGDQQPIAIARELFSLADGCTMSAKKDGMANIGGFLAMNNDALAERCRNTLILTEGFPTYGGLAGYDLEAIAVGLYEALDPDYLRYRIRMVEYMAEKMATAGIPTVRPAGGHALYLDAKRWLSHIPPSEYPGWALSLVLYLEGGIRAAEIGSVMFGQQPDGSEKPADLELVRLAFPRRVYTQSHMDYVCEVLAHVHTLAPRIRGVRIVEQPAALRHFTAKFAPLVPGVIA; this is encoded by the coding sequence GTGAAATACAAGACCATCATCGAGCCGTTCCGCATCAAGACGGTCGAGCCGATCCGCCAGACGACCGAGGCGGAGCGCGCCGCCGCCATCGGGGCCGCACACTACAACGTCTTCCTCCTCCATGGCGAGGACGTCCTGATCGACCTGCTGACCGATTCGGGGACGGGCGCGATGTCCGTCTACCAGTGGGCCGGGATGATGCGGGGCGACGAGACGTACGCCGGGGCGCGCTCCTTCTACGCCTTCGAGCGCGCGGTGCATGACATCACCGGCTTCCGTCACGTGATCCCCACCCATCAGGGGCGCGCCGCCGAGCACATCCTCACGGGGGCGATGCTCAAGCCCGGTGACATCGTGCCGAACAACCGCCACTTCGACACGACGCGCGCCAACGTCGAGCACCGCGGGGCCACGGCGCTCGACCTCCCCATCGCCGAAGGGCACGATCCGCAGACGCTGCACCCGTTCAAGGGCAACATGGATCTCGCGGCGCTCGAGCGTGTGCTGCGCGAGCACCCGGGCCGCGTGCCGCTGGTGATGATCACCGTGACCAACAACTCGGGCGGCGGCCAGCCGGTGAGCCTGGAGAACATTCGCGGCGCCTCGGCCCTCGCGCACCAGCACGGCGTGCCGTTCTTCATCGACGCCTGCCGCTTCGCGGAGAACGCCTGGTTCATCCATACGCGCGAAAGCGGCTACGGCGACCAGCAGCCCATCGCCATCGCCCGCGAACTGTTCTCGCTGGCTGACGGGTGCACGATGAGCGCCAAGAAGGACGGGATGGCCAACATCGGCGGCTTCCTGGCGATGAACAACGATGCCCTGGCCGAACGGTGCCGCAACACCCTCATCCTCACCGAGGGGTTTCCCACGTACGGCGGGCTCGCCGGATACGACCTGGAGGCCATCGCGGTCGGCCTCTACGAAGCGCTCGATCCGGACTACCTGCGGTACCGCATTCGCATGGTGGAGTACATGGCGGAGAAGATGGCGACCGCCGGCATCCCCACCGTGCGACCGGCCGGCGGGCACGCGTTGTACCTGGACGCCAAGCGCTGGCTCTCGCACATCCCGCCGTCGGAGTACCCCGGGTGGGCACTGTCGCTCGTGCTGTACCTGGAAGGCGGCATTCGGGCGGCCGAGATCGGCTCCGTGATGTTCGGGCAGCAGCCCGACGGAAGCGAAAAGCCGGCGGACCTCGAGCTGGTGCGTCTCGCCTTCCCGCGTCGCGTCTACACCCAGAGCCACATGGACTACGTGTGCGAGGTGCTGGCGCACGTGCACACGCTGGCCCCGCGCATTCGCGGCGTTCGCATCGTCGAACAGCCGGCTGCGCTGCGCCATTTCACCGCGAAGTTCGCCCCGCTCGTTCCGGGCGTGATCGCGTAG
- a CDS encoding helix-turn-helix domain-containing protein, which translates to MGVIATLLPLDRCLQRVHGAVRGQHTLTPCRNWDELLTACATEPVHLAVVDLFADGAASFERIRQLRTRFPRLTLIAYVTATPQRARDLFDAGRAGLDGLLLVDLDDSPQAVRTVVEQAEARGVAALLRHRLAALDVVARDAILIVVTRAHMRLTSHRLAETLSINKATLLDKLRKERLPAPQKLIGWGRLIVAGQMLDDPKRSADGIARTLDFPSGSAFRNMCQRYVGATPLEIRERGGARYVTAQFLRAIGRPALAEGLEAPTSP; encoded by the coding sequence ATGGGCGTCATTGCCACGCTTCTTCCCCTCGACCGCTGCCTCCAGCGCGTCCACGGTGCCGTTCGCGGACAGCATACGCTCACGCCCTGTCGCAATTGGGATGAGTTGCTGACCGCCTGCGCCACCGAACCGGTGCATCTGGCGGTGGTGGACCTCTTCGCGGACGGCGCCGCCAGCTTCGAGCGCATCCGCCAGTTGCGCACGCGCTTTCCTCGGCTCACGCTGATCGCCTACGTCACCGCCACGCCGCAGCGCGCCCGCGACCTGTTTGACGCCGGGCGCGCCGGACTCGACGGCCTGCTCCTGGTCGACCTCGACGACTCGCCGCAGGCGGTGCGCACCGTTGTCGAGCAGGCCGAGGCGCGCGGCGTCGCGGCCCTGCTCCGGCACCGCCTCGCGGCCCTGGATGTCGTGGCGCGCGACGCGATCCTGATCGTCGTCACGCGGGCCCACATGCGGCTCACCTCGCACCGGCTGGCGGAAACGCTCTCCATCAACAAGGCCACCCTGCTGGACAAGCTGCGCAAGGAGCGCCTGCCTGCCCCGCAGAAACTCATCGGCTGGGGCCGGTTGATCGTCGCCGGGCAGATGCTCGACGACCCGAAACGGAGCGCGGACGGCATCGCCCGCACGCTCGACTTTCCGTCGGGCTCCGCCTTCCGCAACATGTGCCAGCGCTACGTGGGGGCCACGCCGCTCGAGATTCGCGAGCGCGGCGGCGCCCGCTACGTCACCGCGCAGTTCCTGCGCGCCATCGGCCGTCCCGCGCTGGCGGAAGGCCTCGAAGCTCCAACCTCCCCGTGA
- a CDS encoding prepilin-type N-terminal cleavage/methylation domain-containing protein yields MLTKISARAPRRRSGMTLIEVIMAVMILSGVLIGLSNFTRRFQHLTTNHDVLAVASELASARIAAVELHRTYATLASTFSGTTETSGTSSANPSMSGFPGYTRTTTVAATDSSYKARYVTVTVTVTHAATATTVTKSLVIAAF; encoded by the coding sequence ATGCTGACGAAGATCTCCGCCCGCGCGCCGCGGCGCCGTTCCGGCATGACGCTGATCGAGGTCATCATGGCGGTGATGATCCTCAGCGGCGTGCTTATCGGCCTGTCGAATTTCACGCGCCGGTTCCAGCATCTCACCACCAATCACGATGTGCTGGCCGTCGCGAGCGAACTGGCGTCGGCGCGCATTGCGGCGGTCGAGCTCCACCGGACCTACGCCACCCTGGCGTCCACCTTCAGCGGGACGACGGAGACGAGCGGCACCTCCTCCGCCAATCCCTCCATGAGCGGCTTCCCGGGGTATACCCGCACGACGACGGTGGCGGCCACCGATTCCTCGTACAAGGCGCGCTACGTCACCGTCACGGTCACCGTCACGCATGCGGCGACCGCGACGACGGTCACGAAGTCGCTGGTCATCGCGGCCTTCTGA